The proteins below are encoded in one region of Engraulis encrasicolus isolate BLACKSEA-1 chromosome 1, IST_EnEncr_1.0, whole genome shotgun sequence:
- the LOC134459351 gene encoding gastrula zinc finger protein XlCGF57.1-like — MDPECNALQIKLQQEDLQLSRDYETEMCQTLRLQVSDLQKRLEEKDNKLTEANKVIRALRDEVQTLQQQLEQHRRKYRDYVIGQKDQQCQSGRANDITRPVHAEPCEATGTVPSDCRPSESGSSDAGMSHKHQDFASQDPVPVIISDEGDVDDDDDDDDSLRYDEDESDDDNDDDVDYDPESARGSSFSDEEEMSSATEAETKPPRTNSLKRKRHKKAYIRKPCECDVCGKIISGRSNLKFHKMLHTGERPHACAECGKTFSHPSGLLQHQKVHTKERPYKCSLCPKAFSQPSKLRIHLRRHTGEKPHSCTQCTKTFCTIQALKAHKISHSDEKPFLCQLCGSRFKTKSCLQAHESVHSGTKPFSCTHCHKAFRTKTLLTSHITTHTGEKPYLCSLCGKTFRLRDSLDSHKKTHTDEKPFPCLQCLKTFRTKQHLKTHTLSHTGERPHKCSYCEMRFACLSTLQKHQIRHTGERPHVCSLCGKTFARSSSLRRHHIVHTGEKPYKCTVCEAKFSYPEGLWTHQKKEHNMEQSHTCQQCGQSFKSARALKSHNCSQGVNTIESQ, encoded by the exons ATG GATCCGGAATGTAACGCCTTACAAATAAAGTTACAGCAAGAAGATTTGCAGCTGTCACGGGATTATGAAACAGAGATGTGCCAGACTCTGAGATTACAGGTATCAGATCTCCAGAAGAGACTTGAGGAGAAGGACAACAAACTCACTGAGGCGAACAAG GTGATCAGAGCACTGAGGGATGAAGTGCAGACACTGCAgcaacagctggagcagcacagaCG GAAGTATCGTGACTATGTAATTGGACAGAAAGACCAGCAATGTCAATCTGGAAGAGCAAATGACATCACTAGACCG GTACATGCAGAACCATGTGAAGCCACGGGAACTGTTCCATCAGACTGTCGTCCCAGTGAGTCTGGTTCCTCAGATGCAGGAATGTCACATAAGCACCAGGATTTTGCCTCACAGGACCCTGTGCCGGTGATCATCAGTGATGAGGGTGatgtcgatgatgatgatgatgatgatgactcccTACGTTATGATGAGGATGagagtgatgatgataatgatgacgacgTTGATTATGACCCAGAAAGTGCAA GAGGATCCAGCTTCTCAGATGAAGAAGAAATGTCATCTGCTACTGAAGCTGAAACAAAACCCCCACGGACCAATTCGCTCAAGCGCAAAAGGCACAAAAAAGCATATATAAGGAAACCCTGCGAATGTGACGTGTGCGGGAAAATAATTTCTGGTCGGTCAAATCTCAAGTTTCACAAAATGCTACACACGGGAGAACGGCCGCATGCCTGTGCTGAGTGTGGAAAAACATTCAGCCATCCAAGTGGCTTACTACAGCATCAGAAAGTCCATACAAAGGAAAGACCGTACAAGTGCTCACTTTGCCCCAAAGCCTTCTCACAGCCATCCAAATTAAGGATACACCTCAGACGACATACGGGAGAAAAACCTCACTCTTGTACTCAGTGCACCAAGACCTTCTGCACTATCCAGGCACTGAAAGCGCATAAAATAAGCCACTCTGACGAGAAGCCTTTCTTGTGTCAGTTGTGTGGGTCGAGGTTCAAAACGAAATCTTGCCTTCAAGCTCATGAGTCGGTACACTCGGGAACGAAACCGTTTTCTTGTACGCACTGCCACAAAGCTTTCAGGACCAAAACGCTACTCACAAGTCATATCACGACTCACACCGGCGAAAAGCCCTATCTGTGTTCACTTTGTGGAAAAACTTTCAGGCTTCGGGATAGCCTCGACagtcacaagaaaacacacacggaCGAGAAACCTTTTCCATGCCTGCAGTGCCTCAAAACATTCAGGACTAAACAGCATCTGAAAACCCACACCTTGAGTCACACGGGAGAGAGACCCCACAAGTGCTCCTACTGCGAGATGCGTTTCGCTTGCTTGTCCACTCTCCAAAAACACCAAATTCGACACACAGGGGAACGGCCACATGTTTGCTCCCTCTGCGGAAAGACCTTTGCTCGGTCATCATCTCTAAGGAGACACCATAtagttcacactggagagaaaccCTACAAGTGCACTGTCTGTGAGGCAAAGTTCTCCTACCCAGAGGGCCTGTGGACACACCAGAAAAAAGAGCACAACATGGAGCAGTCCCACACGTGTCAGCAGTGTGGGCAGAGTTTTAAATCAGCTCGGGCCTTGAAATCACACAACTGTTCACAAGGTGTAAATACAATTGAATCCCAGTAA